The following coding sequences lie in one Terriglobales bacterium genomic window:
- a CDS encoding MBL fold metallo-hydrolase — protein sequence MAVTITVLASGSRGNATLVASSKTRLLVDAGISCKETFKRLRALGEAPERLDAILISHEHSDHVYGLPVLARKLKVPVYMTGPCNDEWGHSFHDAEERARQTNLDRLELFASGRSLQIGDIEVFPFTIPHDAADPVAFTFRTEGIKVSVATDLGYMPPNVKEHLRGSDVLMVESNHDLEMLRNGAYPWSVKQRVMSRVGHLSNEALADFFSSSYDGSASVVILAHLSEQNNHPEIAREAAERALAPRRSLLHNRLLLAQQDAPLEPVRL from the coding sequence ATGGCGGTGACGATCACGGTGCTGGCGAGCGGCAGCCGGGGCAATGCCACGCTGGTGGCGAGCTCGAAGACGCGCCTCCTGGTCGACGCCGGCATCTCCTGCAAAGAGACGTTCAAGCGGCTGCGCGCGCTGGGCGAAGCCCCCGAGCGGCTGGACGCCATCCTCATCTCGCACGAGCACTCGGACCACGTGTACGGCCTGCCGGTGCTGGCGCGCAAGCTGAAGGTGCCGGTCTACATGACTGGGCCGTGCAACGACGAGTGGGGGCACAGCTTCCACGACGCGGAAGAGCGGGCGCGGCAGACCAACCTGGACCGGCTGGAGCTGTTCGCCTCGGGGCGCAGCCTGCAGATCGGCGACATCGAGGTCTTCCCGTTCACCATCCCGCACGACGCGGCCGACCCGGTGGCGTTCACCTTCCGCACGGAGGGGATCAAGGTGTCGGTGGCGACCGACCTGGGGTACATGCCGCCCAACGTGAAGGAACATCTGCGCGGCTCCGACGTACTGATGGTGGAGAGCAACCACGACCTGGAGATGCTGCGGAACGGGGCGTATCCATGGTCGGTGAAGCAGCGGGTGATGAGCCGTGTGGGGCACCTGTCGAACGAGGCGTTGGCCGATTTTTTCAGCAGCAGCTATGATGGAAGTGCATCGGTCGTCATCCTGGCGCATCTATCCGAGCAGAACAACCACCCGGAGATCGCGCGCGAGGCGGCTGAGCGCGCCCTGGCTCCGCGGCGCAGCCTGCTGCACAACCGGCTGCTGCTGGCGCAGCAGGACGCACCCCTGGAGCCCGTCCGGCTCTAG
- a CDS encoding DinB family protein, whose product MTELERIAEELRRAASGDAWHGDSIAKTLEGVTAEQAAAKPLANAHSVWELVLHVTYWLDAITLAMNGTPLVQHSVPGYMQMNFPPVKSAEEKAWEEAKARLMESAGKCAAAIAKFDPAKFHNKVPGRQYDFSYALPGIVSHSIYHAGQIAILKKALSAK is encoded by the coding sequence ATGACCGAACTGGAAAGAATCGCCGAGGAACTCCGCCGCGCCGCCTCGGGCGACGCCTGGCATGGGGACTCGATCGCCAAGACACTTGAGGGCGTGACGGCGGAGCAGGCCGCGGCCAAACCACTCGCCAACGCGCACTCCGTGTGGGAACTGGTCCTGCACGTCACCTACTGGCTGGACGCAATCACGCTGGCGATGAACGGGACGCCGCTGGTGCAGCACTCCGTCCCGGGGTACATGCAGATGAACTTCCCGCCGGTGAAGTCGGCCGAGGAGAAGGCGTGGGAGGAGGCGAAGGCGCGGCTGATGGAATCCGCGGGGAAGTGCGCCGCCGCGATCGCGAAGTTCGACCCCGCCAAGTTCCACAACAAGGTCCCCGGCCGGCAGTACGATTTCTCCTACGCGCTGCCCGGGATCGTCTCGCACTCCATCTACCACGCGGGGCAGATCGCGATCCTGAAGAAAGCGCTGTCCGCGAAATGA
- a CDS encoding 3-hydroxybutyryl-CoA dehydrogenase, with protein sequence MEIKTVGVIGAGTMGNGIAHVFAKAGYQVVLNDIDTKFLDRGFETIGKNLEREVAKSKLSAAEREAALGRIERTTDRKKLSGCDFIVEAATEKFEIKRELFRELDQMCRPEVILSSNTSSISITKLAAQTKRAEKVIGMHFFNPVPMMKLVEVIRGLATAQATYDATRELAVKLEKTPVEVNDAPGFVSNRVLMPLLNEAMFAVMEGVATPEAVDEVFKLGMAHPMGPLTLADFIGLDVCLDIMRVMEDGLGDPKYRPCPLLIKMVDAGWLGRKSGRGFYKY encoded by the coding sequence ATGGAGATCAAGACCGTCGGCGTCATCGGCGCCGGCACGATGGGCAACGGGATCGCGCACGTGTTCGCGAAGGCGGGCTACCAGGTCGTGCTGAACGACATCGACACGAAGTTCCTCGACCGCGGGTTCGAGACCATCGGGAAGAACCTGGAGCGCGAGGTCGCGAAGTCGAAGCTCTCGGCGGCGGAGCGCGAGGCGGCGCTGGGGCGGATCGAGCGCACCACCGACCGCAAGAAGCTGTCGGGCTGCGACTTCATCGTGGAGGCGGCGACGGAGAAGTTCGAGATCAAGCGTGAGCTGTTCCGCGAGCTCGACCAGATGTGCCGGCCGGAGGTCATCCTGTCGTCGAACACGTCGTCCATCTCGATCACGAAGCTGGCGGCGCAGACCAAGCGTGCGGAGAAGGTCATCGGGATGCACTTCTTCAATCCCGTGCCGATGATGAAGCTGGTGGAGGTGATCCGGGGACTCGCGACGGCGCAGGCGACTTACGACGCGACGCGCGAGCTGGCAGTGAAGCTGGAGAAGACGCCGGTCGAGGTCAACGACGCGCCCGGATTCGTCTCGAACCGCGTGCTGATGCCGCTCTTGAACGAAGCGATGTTCGCGGTGATGGAGGGCGTGGCCACGCCGGAAGCAGTGGACGAAGTCTTCAAGCTCGGCATGGCGCATCCCATGGGGCCGCTCACGCTGGCGGATTTCATCGGGCTCGACGTGTGCCTCGACATCATGCGCGTGATGGAAGACGGCCTCGGCGACCCGAAGTACCGGCCGTGCCCGCTGCTCATCAAGATGGTGGACGCCGGCTGGCTGGGGAGGAAGAGCGGCAGAGGGTTCTACAAGTACTGA
- a CDS encoding FHA domain-containing protein, with protein sequence MAKLYLTFEGRPLKEFTLSHGAVTIGRLPDNLVQIDNLAVSGHHAKVSWSFERYVLEDLGSTNGTYVNEQRVGKHELVDGDKILIGKHTLEFADEWHEDEPADEKTQVTAPVPQMHATVMLDTKKAKELLAQAKASAGAVAQTEAAAAAAPQPAEAAAAGPTGTVMTPAPQIPAKDRVGTLTVIDGKTDQKQYTLTGKLTVIGKSDMATIKLKGWFAPNVAAIITRRDTGYQIASQDKGAKVKVSGADVPSGGHHDLAEGDTVEVSGVKMTFTLEG encoded by the coding sequence ATGGCAAAACTCTATCTGACGTTCGAGGGGCGCCCGCTGAAGGAGTTCACGCTGTCGCACGGCGCGGTCACCATCGGGCGGCTTCCCGACAACCTGGTGCAGATCGACAACCTCGCGGTCTCGGGGCACCACGCCAAGGTGTCGTGGTCGTTCGAGCGCTACGTGCTGGAGGACCTGGGGTCGACCAACGGGACGTACGTGAACGAGCAGCGCGTGGGCAAGCACGAACTGGTCGACGGCGACAAGATCCTGATCGGGAAGCACACGCTGGAATTTGCGGACGAGTGGCACGAAGACGAGCCGGCGGACGAGAAGACGCAGGTGACGGCGCCGGTGCCGCAGATGCACGCCACCGTGATGCTGGACACCAAGAAGGCGAAGGAGCTGCTGGCGCAGGCGAAGGCGTCGGCGGGCGCGGTCGCGCAGACCGAGGCAGCCGCGGCGGCGGCGCCGCAGCCGGCGGAAGCGGCGGCCGCGGGCCCGACGGGCACGGTGATGACGCCCGCGCCGCAGATCCCGGCGAAGGACCGCGTGGGGACGCTGACGGTGATCGACGGCAAGACGGACCAGAAGCAGTACACGCTGACGGGGAAGCTGACCGTGATCGGGAAGAGCGACATGGCGACCATCAAGCTGAAAGGGTGGTTCGCGCCCAACGTGGCGGCCATCATCACGCGGCGGGACACGGGGTACCAGATCGCGTCGCAGGACAAGGGCGCGAAGGTGAAGGTGTCCGGCGCCGACGTGCCTTCCGGAGGGCACCATGACCTGGCCGAGGGCGACACGGTCGAGGTCTCCGGCGTGAAGATGACGTTCACGCTCGAGGGGTAG
- a CDS encoding Stp1/IreP family PP2C-type Ser/Thr phosphatase: protein MNVQVAGKSDVGCVRTNNEDNFGYDTRFGVFVVCDGMGGQAAGEVASKMGVDSVLAYFRSATNGNYPVFGRKFEGVSPLANALASAVQLANQRIYERAANDTAHAGMGSTIVGALVKDNYVALAHVGDSRIYLLRDGKIQQLTNDHSLVMEQVRRGLITQEEAEQSEMQNIIIRALGSEEGVEPDVDEMIARSGDVLLLASDGLTKHVKDPQLLELVQKSSSLDQACDKLIQAAKDHGGDDNITVVLVRMVELPWYSRLLGGGSPKWQNSI, encoded by the coding sequence ATGAACGTCCAGGTCGCGGGCAAAAGTGACGTCGGCTGCGTCCGCACGAATAACGAGGACAATTTCGGCTACGACACGCGCTTTGGGGTGTTCGTGGTGTGCGACGGGATGGGCGGGCAGGCCGCCGGCGAGGTCGCGAGCAAGATGGGCGTCGACAGCGTGCTGGCGTACTTCCGGAGCGCGACCAACGGGAACTATCCGGTGTTCGGGCGGAAGTTCGAGGGAGTGTCGCCGCTGGCGAACGCGCTGGCGAGCGCGGTGCAGCTGGCGAACCAGCGCATCTACGAGCGGGCGGCGAACGACACGGCGCACGCGGGCATGGGGTCGACCATCGTGGGGGCGCTGGTGAAGGACAACTACGTGGCGCTGGCGCACGTGGGCGACAGCCGCATCTACCTGCTCCGCGACGGCAAGATCCAGCAGCTCACCAACGACCACTCGCTGGTGATGGAGCAGGTGCGGCGGGGGCTCATCACGCAGGAAGAGGCCGAGCAGAGCGAGATGCAGAACATCATCATCCGCGCCCTGGGGAGCGAAGAGGGCGTGGAGCCGGACGTGGACGAGATGATCGCGCGCTCCGGCGACGTGCTGCTGCTGGCGTCCGACGGGCTGACCAAGCACGTGAAGGATCCGCAACTGCTCGAGCTGGTGCAGAAGTCGAGCTCGCTCGACCAGGCGTGCGACAAGCTCATCCAGGCGGCGAAGGACCACGGGGGCGACGACAACATCACGGTCGTGCTGGTGCGGATGGTCGAGCTGCCGTGGTACAGCAGGCTTCTCGGGGGGGGAAGTCCGAAATGGCAAAACTCTATCTGA
- a CDS encoding F0F1 ATP synthase subunit epsilon: MADTFQLEIVTPEKAVVREHATEAQIPGKKGYLGVLPGHAPLITELAVGEISYRKPGGEVERLAVAWGFAEILPDKVTILAEAAERAEDIDVARAREQKKRAEERLHSPDPETDFERALVAMERAETRIAVAEKGSDKQ; the protein is encoded by the coding sequence ATGGCAGACACGTTCCAACTCGAGATCGTGACCCCGGAGAAGGCGGTGGTGCGCGAGCACGCCACCGAGGCGCAGATCCCCGGGAAGAAGGGGTATCTCGGGGTGCTGCCGGGGCACGCGCCGCTGATCACGGAGCTGGCGGTGGGCGAGATCAGCTATCGCAAGCCGGGCGGGGAAGTGGAGCGGCTGGCGGTGGCGTGGGGCTTCGCGGAGATCCTGCCGGACAAGGTGACGATCCTGGCGGAGGCAGCGGAGCGGGCCGAGGACATCGACGTGGCGCGGGCGCGCGAGCAGAAGAAGCGCGCGGAGGAGCGGTTGCACTCGCCGGACCCGGAGACGGACTTCGAGCGCGCGCTGGTGGCGATGGAGCGCGCCGAGACGCGGATCGCGGTGGCGGAGAAGGGAAGCGATAAGCAATAA
- the atpD gene encoding F0F1 ATP synthase subunit beta, whose translation MAENAGRVIQIAGPAVDVQFAESHLPPIYQAVRVVSEGFQVPTPIDVILEVQQHLGEGRVRCVAMQPTDGMVRGMKAIDQGGPISVPVGKETLGRVINVIGEPVDQLGPIGATKRLPIHRLAPRFDEQSTRAEMFETGVKVIDLIQPFLRGGKIGLFGGAGVGKTVVIMELINNVAKQHGGYSVFAGVGERTREGNDLWLEMSESGVIKPGDWKNSKAALVYGQMTEPPGARLRVALTGLTVAEHFRDEEGADTLLFIDNIFRFTQAGSEVSALLGRMPSAVGYQPNLATEMGELQERITSTKKGSVTSVQAIYVPADDLTDPAPATTFAHLDATTVLSRPLTEIGIYPAVDPLASTSRILDPRIVGQEHYDVAQGVKRVLQRYKDLQDIIAILGIDELSEDDKLTVARARKIQKFLSQPFHVAEQFTGIKGRYVKIADTVRSFKGIIEGKYDDIPEQAFYMKGAIEEVLETAEKMKAAAA comes from the coding sequence ATGGCAGAGAACGCAGGCAGAGTGATCCAGATCGCGGGACCCGCGGTCGACGTGCAGTTCGCGGAGTCGCATCTTCCACCCATCTACCAGGCGGTGCGGGTGGTGAGCGAAGGCTTCCAGGTGCCGACGCCGATCGACGTGATCCTGGAAGTGCAGCAGCACCTGGGCGAAGGCCGGGTGCGGTGCGTCGCGATGCAGCCGACCGACGGCATGGTGCGCGGGATGAAGGCGATCGACCAGGGCGGGCCGATCTCGGTGCCGGTGGGGAAGGAGACGCTGGGGCGCGTGATCAACGTGATCGGCGAGCCGGTGGACCAGCTCGGTCCGATCGGGGCAACGAAGCGGCTGCCCATCCACCGGCTGGCGCCGCGGTTCGACGAGCAGTCGACGCGGGCGGAGATGTTCGAGACGGGGGTGAAGGTCATCGACTTGATCCAGCCGTTCCTGAGGGGCGGCAAGATCGGGTTGTTCGGCGGCGCGGGCGTGGGCAAGACGGTGGTGATCATGGAGCTCATCAACAACGTCGCCAAGCAGCACGGCGGCTACTCGGTGTTCGCCGGGGTGGGTGAGCGCACGCGCGAGGGCAACGACCTGTGGCTGGAGATGAGCGAGTCGGGCGTGATCAAGCCGGGGGACTGGAAGAACTCGAAGGCGGCGCTGGTCTATGGCCAGATGACGGAGCCGCCGGGGGCGCGCCTGCGGGTGGCGCTGACGGGGCTGACGGTGGCGGAGCACTTCCGCGACGAAGAGGGCGCGGACACGCTGTTGTTCATCGACAACATCTTCCGCTTCACGCAGGCGGGGTCGGAGGTATCGGCGCTGCTGGGCCGCATGCCGAGCGCGGTGGGCTACCAGCCGAACCTGGCGACCGAGATGGGCGAACTGCAGGAGCGCATCACGTCGACGAAGAAGGGGTCGGTGACCTCGGTGCAGGCGATCTACGTGCCGGCGGACGACTTGACGGACCCGGCGCCGGCGACGACGTTCGCTCACCTGGACGCGACGACGGTGCTCTCGCGCCCGCTGACCGAGATCGGCATCTACCCGGCGGTCGACCCGCTGGCTTCGACCTCGCGCATCCTGGATCCGCGCATCGTGGGGCAGGAGCATTACGACGTGGCGCAGGGCGTGAAGCGGGTGCTGCAGCGCTACAAGGATCTGCAGGACATCATCGCCATCCTGGGCATCGACGAGCTCTCGGAAGACGACAAGCTGACGGTGGCGCGCGCGCGCAAGATCCAGAAGTTCCTGTCGCAGCCGTTCCACGTGGCCGAGCAGTTCACCGGCATCAAGGGGCGGTACGTGAAGATCGCCGACACGGTGCGCAGCTTCAAGGGCATCATCGAGGGCAAGTACGACGACATCCCGGAGCAGGCCTTCTACATGAAGGGCGCGATCGAGGAAGTGCTGGAGACGGCGGAGAAGATGAAGGCGGCAGCGGCGTAG
- the atpG gene encoding ATP synthase F1 subunit gamma has product MANILDIRRRIRSVRNTRQITKAMQMVSAAKLRRAQERALAARPYAQMLTNVLKSLVSRAEVYDPETGEAKHPLLAKRPEQTILLVIVTGDKGLAGAFNTNILKAAQRFLESKSDKCVEIVAVGRKGRDFFRRRYPATRPQGEGGEFRAGICITGEQVGILNRIEYKHAAELTEEIIERYTQGEIDAVYLAYNEFKSVIAQRIVVDEILPIEEIGASDVHHAEEMSKEQRERAAEAAERAGVGVHKADTSEMDKKAATFATAQVDYLYEQAPDELFRGLLPKYVGVQVFHALLESVAAEHAARMTAMDSATNNASDMIDSLTLVMNRARQAKITKEIIEIVSGAAAL; this is encoded by the coding sequence ATGGCGAACATTCTCGACATCCGGCGGCGGATCCGCAGCGTGCGCAACACGCGGCAGATCACCAAGGCCATGCAGATGGTGTCGGCGGCGAAGCTGCGGCGGGCGCAGGAGCGCGCGCTGGCGGCGCGGCCGTATGCGCAGATGTTGACGAACGTGCTGAAGTCGCTGGTGTCGCGCGCCGAGGTGTACGACCCGGAGACGGGGGAGGCGAAGCATCCGCTGCTGGCGAAGCGGCCGGAGCAGACCATCCTGCTGGTGATCGTGACGGGCGACAAGGGGCTGGCGGGAGCGTTCAACACCAACATCCTGAAGGCGGCGCAGCGCTTCCTGGAATCGAAGAGCGACAAGTGCGTGGAGATCGTGGCGGTGGGGCGCAAGGGGCGCGACTTCTTCCGCCGGCGGTATCCGGCGACGCGGCCGCAGGGCGAAGGCGGCGAGTTCCGCGCGGGCATCTGCATCACGGGAGAGCAGGTCGGGATCCTGAACCGCATCGAGTACAAGCATGCGGCGGAGCTGACGGAAGAGATCATCGAGAGGTACACCCAGGGCGAGATCGACGCGGTGTACCTGGCGTACAACGAGTTCAAGAGCGTGATCGCGCAGCGCATCGTGGTGGACGAGATCCTGCCGATCGAGGAGATCGGCGCCTCCGACGTCCATCACGCGGAGGAGATGAGCAAGGAGCAGCGCGAGCGGGCGGCGGAAGCGGCGGAGCGCGCGGGCGTGGGCGTGCACAAGGCCGACACCAGCGAGATGGACAAAAAGGCGGCGACGTTCGCGACGGCGCAGGTGGATTACCTGTACGAGCAGGCGCCGGACGAGCTGTTCCGCGGGCTGCTGCCGAAGTACGTAGGGGTGCAGGTGTTCCACGCGCTGCTGGAGAGCGTGGCGGCGGAGCACGCGGCGCGCATGACGGCGATGGATTCTGCGACCAACAACGCCAGCGACATGATCGACTCGCTGACGCTGGTGATGAACCGGGCGCGACAGGCGAAGATCACGAAAGAGATCATCGAGATCGTGAGCGGCGCGGCCGCTCTGTAA
- a CDS encoding four helix bundle protein: protein MTTGSNSYRDLVVWQQAMELVHGIYEVTSHFPDAEKFGLTSQMRRAAVSVACNIAEGQGRNSTGEFIQFLGHSRGSLQEVETQLLVAERRRFISAPATVASMKQCERVRKLLNGLMISLREAPSVASKRETGNGKRETI from the coding sequence ATGACGACCGGATCGAATTCGTACCGTGACTTGGTGGTATGGCAGCAGGCGATGGAATTGGTGCACGGGATCTACGAGGTGACCAGCCATTTCCCGGATGCCGAGAAGTTCGGATTGACGTCGCAGATGAGGCGGGCAGCGGTTTCGGTGGCTTGCAACATCGCGGAAGGGCAGGGCCGTAACTCGACGGGCGAGTTCATCCAGTTTCTGGGGCATTCGAGAGGCTCGCTCCAGGAAGTCGAGACGCAGTTGTTGGTAGCCGAGCGCCGTCGGTTCATCTCGGCGCCGGCAACGGTGGCATCCATGAAGCAGTGTGAGCGAGTCCGCAAACTGCTGAACGGCTTGATGATTTCTCTACGGGAAGCGCCCTCGGTAGCTTCCAAACGTGAAACGGGAAACGGGAAACGGGAAACGATTTAG
- the atpA gene encoding F0F1 ATP synthase subunit alpha gives MAGIKADEITKIIREQIENYESKVSVDEVGTVISLGDGIARVHGLDKVMAGELLQFPHDVAGIAMNLEEDQVGAVLLGEYTEIKEGDEVKRTGRIMSVPVGEAMIGRVVNALGQPIDDKGPIATTGFLPVERIAPGVIDRQPVREPMATGLKAIDSMIPIGRGQRELIIGDRQTGKTAVALDTIINSKGQNLICIYNAIGQKRSSIAQVVKILEDAGAMEYTIVVAASASEPAPMQYIAPYAATAIGEYFRDSKRHALCIYDDLSKHAASYREISLLLRRPPGREAYPGDVFYLHSRLLERASKLSDKNGGGSLTSLPVIETQAGDVSAYIPTNVISITDGQIYLETDLFNSGIRPAVNVGLSVSRVGGSAQIKAMRQVAGTLKLELAQYRELAAFAQFGSDLDKATQAQLNRGQRLVEVLKQGQYEPLPFSKQIMIIFAGTNGYLDELAIEDVRPFEKGLYQYIDTMNPGLLKSIMEKKTLDDALKAEMKKLLDEYKQRFLSEKQSAVAAKA, from the coding sequence ATGGCAGGAATCAAAGCAGACGAGATCACAAAGATCATCCGCGAGCAGATCGAGAACTACGAATCGAAGGTCTCGGTGGACGAGGTGGGCACGGTCATCTCGCTGGGCGACGGCATCGCGCGCGTCCACGGGCTCGACAAGGTGATGGCGGGCGAGCTGCTGCAGTTCCCGCACGACGTGGCGGGCATCGCGATGAACCTCGAGGAAGACCAGGTGGGCGCGGTGCTGCTGGGCGAGTACACCGAGATCAAGGAAGGCGACGAGGTGAAGCGCACGGGCCGCATCATGAGCGTGCCGGTGGGCGAGGCGATGATCGGGCGGGTGGTGAACGCGCTCGGACAGCCGATCGACGACAAAGGGCCGATCGCGACGACGGGGTTCCTGCCGGTGGAGCGCATCGCGCCGGGGGTGATCGACCGGCAGCCGGTGCGGGAGCCGATGGCGACGGGCCTGAAGGCGATCGACTCGATGATCCCGATCGGCCGGGGACAGCGCGAGCTGATCATCGGCGACCGGCAGACGGGCAAGACGGCGGTGGCGCTGGACACCATCATCAATTCGAAGGGGCAGAACCTGATCTGCATCTACAACGCGATCGGGCAGAAGCGTTCGTCGATCGCGCAGGTGGTGAAGATCCTGGAAGACGCGGGTGCGATGGAGTACACGATCGTGGTGGCGGCGTCGGCGTCGGAGCCGGCGCCGATGCAGTACATCGCGCCGTACGCGGCGACCGCGATCGGGGAATACTTCCGCGACTCGAAGCGCCACGCGCTGTGCATCTACGACGACCTGTCGAAGCACGCGGCGTCGTACCGCGAGATCTCGCTGTTGCTGCGGCGGCCGCCGGGGCGCGAGGCGTACCCGGGCGACGTGTTCTACCTGCACTCGCGGCTGCTGGAGCGCGCGTCGAAGCTCTCGGACAAGAACGGCGGCGGGTCGCTGACGTCGCTGCCGGTGATCGAGACGCAGGCGGGCGACGTCTCGGCGTACATCCCGACCAACGTCATCTCGATCACCGACGGGCAGATCTACCTGGAGACCGACCTGTTCAACTCGGGCATCCGGCCGGCGGTGAACGTGGGCCTGTCGGTCAGCCGCGTGGGCGGCTCGGCGCAGATCAAGGCGATGCGGCAGGTGGCGGGCACGCTGAAGCTGGAGCTGGCGCAGTATCGCGAGCTGGCGGCGTTCGCGCAGTTCGGCTCCGACCTCGACAAGGCGACGCAGGCGCAGCTGAATCGCGGGCAGCGGCTGGTGGAGGTGCTGAAGCAGGGGCAGTACGAGCCGCTGCCGTTCTCCAAGCAGATCATGATCATCTTCGCGGGCACGAACGGCTACCTCGACGAGCTCGCGATCGAGGACGTGCGGCCGTTCGAGAAGGGGCTGTACCAGTACATCGACACGATGAACCCCGGGCTGCTGAAGTCGATCATGGAGAAGAAGACGCTCGACGACGCGCTGAAGGCCGAGATGAAGAAGCTGCTGGATGAGTACAAGCAGCGGTTCCTTTCGGAGAAACAATCAGCAGTCGCGGCAAAGGCATAA
- the atpH gene encoding ATP synthase F1 subunit delta: MAAVTSRYARALVDVIVERKLDATKTMEQLDALVAALEASPPLRNVWENPSVPAEQKRKVLDVLAARLGADKMVRNFLAVLIDNRRIAALAEIARQFRSELYERLGIAEAEVTTTRELAAEEKRGLEAQIAKLTGKKVQARYATDGKILGGAVVRVGSTIYDGSVKGQLRRLKEALSAN; this comes from the coding sequence ATGGCCGCCGTGACCAGCCGATACGCGCGCGCGCTCGTCGACGTGATCGTGGAGCGCAAGCTGGACGCCACGAAGACGATGGAGCAGCTCGACGCGCTGGTGGCGGCGCTGGAGGCGAGCCCCCCGTTGCGCAACGTGTGGGAGAACCCGTCGGTGCCGGCGGAGCAGAAGCGCAAGGTGCTGGACGTGCTGGCCGCGAGGCTGGGCGCCGACAAGATGGTGCGCAACTTCCTGGCGGTTTTGATCGACAACCGGCGGATCGCGGCGCTGGCGGAGATCGCGCGGCAGTTCCGCTCGGAGCTCTACGAGCGGCTGGGGATCGCGGAGGCGGAGGTCACGACGACGCGCGAGCTTGCAGCGGAGGAGAAGCGCGGGCTGGAGGCGCAGATCGCGAAGCTCACGGGGAAGAAGGTCCAGGCGCGCTACGCGACGGACGGGAAGATCCTGGGCGGCGCGGTGGTGCGGGTGGGGAGCACGATCTACGACGGTTCGGTGAAGGGGCAGTTGCGGAGATTGAAGGAAGCATTGAGCGCTAATTGA
- a CDS encoding ATP synthase F0 subunit B → MKRLTIFLSLILLAAAALVAQHAEPAKPPAQSQPQQSQPAQAQPTPSPSQELVETSHAAAEGKEAEHGEEDEEAQFKYSASVQWLAKKTGLSKESAYWVFVALNFAVVAGLILWAWRKSMPLYFRDRTGSIKKQMEEARAASEEANRRLAEVEGRLARLDSEIAELRAQADRDAAAEEQRLRATAEEDRQKIVTQAEQEIASAAKLARGELKKYAAELAVNLAEQKIQVTPQADQALVHAFTEKLGTEAKS, encoded by the coding sequence TTGAAGCGCCTCACGATCTTCCTCTCTTTGATCCTGCTGGCGGCGGCAGCGCTCGTCGCGCAGCACGCCGAGCCGGCGAAACCGCCGGCACAATCCCAGCCACAGCAGTCCCAGCCTGCGCAGGCGCAGCCCACGCCCAGCCCGAGCCAGGAGCTGGTCGAGACTTCGCACGCCGCCGCCGAGGGCAAGGAAGCCGAGCACGGCGAAGAGGACGAAGAAGCGCAGTTCAAGTACTCCGCCTCGGTGCAGTGGCTGGCGAAGAAGACCGGCTTGAGCAAAGAGAGCGCGTACTGGGTGTTCGTCGCGCTCAACTTCGCGGTGGTGGCAGGCCTGATCTTGTGGGCGTGGCGCAAGAGCATGCCGCTGTACTTCCGCGACCGGACGGGCTCGATCAAGAAGCAGATGGAAGAGGCGCGGGCGGCGAGCGAGGAAGCGAACCGGCGGCTGGCCGAGGTGGAAGGGCGGCTGGCGCGGCTGGATTCGGAGATCGCGGAGCTGCGGGCGCAGGCGGACCGCGACGCCGCGGCGGAAGAGCAGCGGCTGCGGGCGACCGCGGAGGAAGATCGCCAGAAGATCGTGACGCAGGCGGAGCAGGAGATCGCGAGCGCGGCGAAGCTGGCGCGCGGCGAACTGAAGAAGTACGCCGCCGAGCTGGCGGTGAACCTGGCGGAGCAGAAGATCCAGGTCACGCCGCAGGCGGACCAGGCGCTGGTGCACGCGTTCACCGAGAAGCTGGGGACGGAGGCGAAGAGCTGA
- a CDS encoding ATP synthase F0 subunit B: MDKILSQLGELLLGAVPTVILLLMLIGLYKGILHNKLVEVLKERRARTEGAVQKAKADLAAAEAKTAEYEGRLREAKMALYKAQEERRKKVMEVRGVALAHAREQAEEQVKRARGEIERDVQAARAQLGAEGEKLAAEILRVVLAPAGARTPAAGGGR; encoded by the coding sequence ATGGACAAGATCCTTTCCCAGCTAGGCGAATTACTGCTCGGCGCCGTGCCGACGGTGATCCTGTTGCTGATGCTGATCGGACTGTACAAGGGCATCCTGCACAACAAGCTGGTGGAAGTGCTGAAGGAGCGGCGCGCGCGGACCGAAGGGGCGGTGCAGAAGGCGAAGGCGGACCTGGCGGCGGCGGAGGCGAAGACAGCGGAGTACGAGGGCCGGCTGCGCGAGGCCAAGATGGCGCTGTACAAGGCGCAGGAAGAGCGTCGCAAGAAGGTGATGGAAGTGCGCGGAGTCGCGCTGGCGCACGCGCGCGAGCAGGCGGAGGAGCAGGTGAAGCGAGCGCGCGGCGAGATCGAGCGCGACGTGCAGGCGGCGCGGGCACAGCTCGGAGCCGAGGGCGAGAAGCTGGCGGCCGAGATCCTGCGGGTGGTGCTGGCGCCCGCCGGCGCGCGCACGCCGGCCGCAGGCGGTGGCCGTTGA